One Clostridium sp. CM027 genomic window carries:
- a CDS encoding Ig-like domain-containing protein has translation MRKRNIQKTLLFMAMTLFVLYTNKSNTVMATTLLPSRVYVETPSEAQSISGESFNIKGWSLNATGIREIKIYIDNVYTANATYELDRSDVNAAFPGYPNGDKSGYSYNLDTKSISPGTHNLSVVSIGKDGSEDKIDRSIIINKKDPMMHVDTPIDNFSTTQKDIHIEGWALNDSGIKEIQYYLNDNLVGTSFEGVERSDVNAAYPGYLNGGNSGFSFSFNALKLLAIGTQNANLKIIAIGKDGTSLTINQNLILKKLPERLCVDTPSNNDIIKNNINIVGWALNASGVKAVNIYLDNIFKGKAAYGSSRGDVNAAFPGYTGGDKSGLNFNLDTSKTTPGNHTIRVEMVGDDGRIINQNIGINVYGMIEYHSYNTSLDKMVSIQLASGAVYNNTTTWTWDPANASMIKEYVDPSNIIDDGYRKYELLKLSYNDGASITDLNNVLKGKGVLSDKGQMFLNSAKTNNINPIYLISHAILETGNGTSALATGILVTSVDGKAVTPRVSYNLFGIGAYDSNANKYGSEYAYKQGWFTQEQAINGGAYFISEGYINNASTNQNTLYKMRWNPASPGTHQYATDVKWAYNQISNIKKLTELCPNSLIYFDIPVYK, from the coding sequence TTGAGAAAGCGAAATATTCAAAAAACGTTATTGTTTATGGCTATGACTTTGTTTGTATTGTATACAAATAAAAGTAATACGGTAATGGCTACTACCCTTTTACCATCGAGAGTATATGTTGAGACACCTAGCGAGGCTCAATCAATTAGTGGGGAAAGTTTTAATATCAAAGGGTGGTCATTGAATGCTACTGGTATAAGAGAAATAAAAATATATATAGACAATGTATATACTGCTAATGCAACTTATGAATTAGACAGGAGTGACGTAAATGCTGCATTCCCAGGTTATCCTAATGGAGATAAAAGTGGATATAGCTATAACTTAGATACAAAGTCTATATCACCAGGGACGCATAATCTTTCCGTTGTATCAATTGGTAAGGACGGAAGTGAAGATAAAATTGATAGATCTATAATTATCAACAAAAAAGACCCTATGATGCATGTAGATACTCCAATTGACAACTTTTCAACTACTCAAAAAGATATACATATTGAAGGCTGGGCATTAAATGATTCCGGAATTAAAGAAATACAATATTACCTAAATGATAATTTAGTAGGCACTTCCTTTGAGGGTGTTGAAAGAAGCGATGTAAATGCTGCATATCCAGGATATTTAAATGGAGGCAATAGTGGATTTTCTTTTTCTTTTAATGCATTAAAATTGCTGGCAATAGGAACACAAAATGCGAATTTAAAAATTATTGCAATTGGCAAAGATGGTACAAGCTTAACCATAAACCAAAATTTAATTTTAAAAAAATTACCTGAAAGATTATGTGTTGATACACCTTCAAATAATGATATTATCAAAAATAATATTAATATAGTTGGGTGGGCTTTAAATGCCTCAGGAGTAAAAGCAGTAAATATATATTTAGATAATATTTTTAAGGGTAAAGCAGCATATGGAAGTTCAAGAGGAGATGTTAATGCAGCCTTCCCTGGATATACAGGAGGAGATAAATCAGGTTTAAACTTTAATCTAGATACTTCAAAAACTACACCCGGTAATCATACTATAAGAGTGGAGATGGTGGGGGATGATGGAAGGATAATCAATCAAAACATTGGTATTAATGTATATGGAATGATTGAATACCATAGCTATAATACATCTTTAGATAAAATGGTTAGTATCCAGCTTGCGTCTGGTGCGGTTTATAACAACACAACAACTTGGACATGGGATCCAGCAAATGCCAGTATGATAAAGGAATATGTTGATCCATCAAATATTATTGATGATGGATATAGAAAATATGAATTATTAAAATTAAGTTATAATGACGGTGCTTCAATTACCGACTTAAACAATGTTTTAAAGGGAAAAGGAGTATTAAGCGACAAAGGGCAAATGTTTTTAAACTCAGCAAAAACTAACAATATTAATCCGATTTACCTAATATCTCATGCTATATTGGAAACAGGAAATGGAACCTCAGCTTTAGCAACTGGTATATTAGTAACTTCTGTTGATGGGAAAGCTGTTACTCCAAGGGTATCCTATAACTTATTTGGAATTGGAGCTTATGACTCGAATGCGAATAAGTACGGGTCAGAATATGCTTATAAGCAAGGTTGGTTTACTCAAGAACAAGCTATAAATGGAGGTGCTTATTTTATATCGGAGGGTTATATAAATAATGCCAGTACAAATCAAAATACTTTATATAAAATGAGATGGAATCCTGCAAGTCCTGGAACTCACCAATATGCTACAGATGTTAAATGGGCATATAATCAAATATCTAATATAAAAAAATTAACAGAGCTTTGTCCTAATAGCCTAATATATTTTGATATTCCGGTTTATAAATAG
- a CDS encoding LCP family protein produces MSKKRKSTKIILSLFIIGVLIFGGAFGYTFYELGKINTVKISKTDEALGIKTDASPQAEKDNGITNIAFFGLDRRTAKEPARSDSIMVLSVDTKNKKIKMSSIMRDTYVAVKGHDETKITHAYAYGGPQLAIRTLNENFDLNIRNYVSVDFFNLEKIIDSIDGVTIDIAQDEIDLINGYMNETAGIEGKSITRITRSGPQTLNGLQAVAYSRIRYTSGGDFKRTERQRTVLTGMLTKIESLGATEFPSVVSKLLPLTETSMSSMDVMALGTKVIASKTTALEQERFPVDGYCEGKTIGGVWYLKADLKATADQIHRFIYENVKPVSKAPLF; encoded by the coding sequence ATGAGTAAAAAGAGAAAATCAACAAAGATTATTTTAAGTTTATTTATTATTGGTGTGTTAATTTTTGGGGGAGCTTTTGGTTACACTTTTTATGAACTCGGTAAAATAAACACTGTAAAAATATCGAAAACCGATGAGGCTCTAGGTATTAAGACTGATGCATCGCCTCAAGCAGAAAAAGATAACGGAATAACAAACATTGCTTTCTTCGGTTTAGATAGAAGAACTGCGAAGGAACCAGCTCGTTCGGATTCTATAATGGTACTTTCAGTGGATACAAAAAACAAGAAAATAAAAATGTCCTCTATTATGAGGGATACATATGTAGCAGTAAAAGGGCATGATGAAACAAAGATTACCCATGCATATGCTTACGGTGGACCACAGCTTGCCATAAGAACGCTTAATGAGAATTTTGATTTAAATATTAGAAATTATGTTTCCGTTGATTTTTTTAATCTCGAAAAGATAATAGATAGTATTGATGGAGTAACTATAGATATTGCTCAAGATGAAATTGATTTAATAAATGGTTATATGAATGAAACAGCTGGAATTGAAGGAAAATCAATAACTAGAATTACAAGGTCAGGACCGCAGACTTTAAATGGACTTCAAGCTGTTGCATACTCACGAATACGTTATACTTCTGGAGGAGATTTTAAGAGAACTGAAAGACAAAGAACTGTATTAACAGGTATGCTCACAAAGATTGAGTCACTGGGGGCAACTGAATTCCCATCTGTTGTTTCTAAACTTCTACCTCTTACTGAGACAAGCATGAGTAGTATGGATGTAATGGCCCTTGGGACAAAAGTGATTGCGTCTAAGACAACTGCTTTAGAGCAGGAGAGATTTCCAGTGGATGGCTACTGTGAGGGAAAAACAATAGGCGGAGTTTGGTATTTGAAGGCTGACCTTAAGGCTACTGCAGATCAAATTCATAGATTTATTTACGAAAATGTAAAGCCTGTGTCTAAAGCACCACTCTTTTAG
- a CDS encoding aspartate aminotransferase family protein, with translation MIENCIMDTYGRYDVTFEKGLGCKIYDTNGREYIDFLSGVAVNCLGHSHPAIINAITEQSSKLIHISNYFWNTPLTLLATKLIDNCDHSKVFFCNSGTEAVETALKISRKYGKLTGTKDKNVLLYMGNSFHGRTIGALSVTGQEKYQEDFRPLMDGVRKVNFNDTYDLKKNFDEKVCGIIIEPIQGEGGVVSANKEFLEEVRTLCDKYNALLIFDEVQCGVGRLGSLFAYKKFSVIPDVICIAKALGGGFPIGATITNVKASTAFVPGDHGSTFGGNPLGCAVALAVLKELVDGGIIDEIDEKSFYLLDRLLNIKAKYEIIDEIRGMGLLIGIKLKTDAKEFCKLCFDKGLLVISAGDNVIRLLPPLNITKAELDDALDILELVISEITI, from the coding sequence ATGATAGAAAATTGTATAATGGACACTTACGGAAGATATGATGTTACTTTTGAAAAAGGGCTTGGATGCAAGATTTATGATACAAATGGACGTGAATATATAGATTTCCTCTCAGGAGTTGCAGTAAATTGCCTTGGGCATAGCCATCCTGCTATAATAAACGCTATAACTGAGCAAAGCAGTAAACTTATTCATATATCAAATTACTTTTGGAATACTCCCCTCACGCTCCTTGCAACAAAGTTAATAGATAACTGTGATCATAGCAAGGTATTCTTTTGTAACAGTGGTACTGAGGCTGTGGAGACTGCATTAAAGATATCAAGAAAATACGGGAAATTAACAGGTACAAAAGATAAAAATGTACTTTTATATATGGGTAATTCTTTTCATGGTAGAACTATAGGTGCTCTTTCTGTCACAGGTCAGGAGAAATATCAAGAGGATTTTAGACCTTTAATGGACGGTGTACGTAAAGTAAATTTTAATGATACTTACGATTTAAAAAAGAATTTCGACGAAAAAGTATGTGGCATAATAATAGAACCAATTCAAGGAGAAGGCGGAGTTGTTTCAGCAAACAAAGAGTTTTTAGAAGAAGTAAGAACTCTTTGTGACAAATACAATGCTCTACTAATTTTTGATGAAGTTCAATGTGGAGTGGGACGCCTTGGAAGTCTATTTGCCTATAAGAAATTCTCTGTTATCCCTGATGTAATCTGCATCGCAAAAGCTCTTGGCGGCGGATTCCCAATAGGCGCGACCATTACCAATGTAAAAGCTTCTACTGCTTTTGTACCCGGTGACCATGGAAGCACTTTTGGTGGAAATCCTCTTGGATGTGCAGTCGCTCTCGCAGTTTTAAAAGAACTCGTAGATGGTGGAATTATAGATGAAATCGACGAGAAGAGTTTTTATTTATTGGACAGGTTATTAAATATCAAAGCAAAATATGAGATAATAGATGAAATACGCGGTATGGGTCTATTAATTGGTATAAAACTAAAAACCGACGCAAAGGAGTTTTGTAAATTGTGCTTTGACAAAGGCCTTCTTGTTATTTCAGCTGGAGATAACGTAATAAGATTACTTCCTCCACTTAATATAACAAAAGCAGAACTTGATGATGCTTTAGATATCCTTGAGTTAGTAATATCTGAAATCACAATCTAA
- the argB gene encoding acetylglutamate kinase, whose product MDITDNHLNIKEFLQINKYEGKTFVIKYGGSIMSNKAAKLAFVEDVVLMTRVGIKVIIVHGGGAEINKWIEKTGGEHKFIKGLRVTNSVTMEVVEMVLSGNINKRLSSILSTRGLNAIGISGKDSNLIEAKKKFVYKGNQKFDIGYVGEVVNINSQLLHTLIKNNYIPVISPVGIGEDGHSYNINADYAAAFISGVLKAEKLLIMTDIDGVYTDIKDPSTLLSSITVAETKNFIDKGIVYGGMIPKLECCVTAINKGTKNVHLVDGRKKHSLLLNVIKNCGTKIITAKE is encoded by the coding sequence ATGGATATAACCGATAATCACTTAAATATAAAAGAGTTTTTACAAATTAATAAGTATGAGGGAAAGACCTTCGTTATAAAATATGGCGGAAGTATAATGAGTAACAAAGCCGCTAAGCTGGCCTTTGTAGAAGATGTAGTGCTTATGACAAGGGTCGGTATTAAAGTGATTATAGTGCATGGTGGTGGTGCTGAAATTAATAAATGGATTGAAAAAACCGGTGGAGAGCATAAATTTATAAAAGGATTAAGAGTTACAAACAGCGTTACTATGGAAGTTGTAGAGATGGTCCTATCAGGAAATATTAACAAAAGACTATCTTCTATATTAAGTACAAGAGGACTAAATGCCATAGGTATAAGCGGTAAAGATAGTAATCTAATAGAGGCTAAAAAGAAGTTTGTTTATAAAGGTAACCAAAAGTTTGATATAGGTTACGTTGGAGAAGTTGTTAATATTAATTCGCAGTTATTACACACTTTAATTAAAAATAACTATATCCCAGTTATTTCTCCTGTAGGCATAGGAGAGGACGGACATAGTTACAATATAAATGCAGATTATGCTGCAGCCTTTATAAGTGGTGTGCTAAAAGCTGAAAAGTTATTAATAATGACAGATATAGATGGTGTATATACAGATATAAAAGACCCATCAACGCTTTTATCATCAATCACAGTAGCTGAAACTAAAAATTTTATAGATAAGGGTATTGTTTATGGCGGTATGATTCCAAAACTGGAATGCTGCGTTACTGCTATTAATAAAGGCACTAAAAATGTTCATCTGGTAGATGGAAGAAAAAAACACAGTTTATTACTAAATGTAATCAAGAATTGTGGAACTAAAATTATAACAGCGAAGGAGTAA
- the argC gene encoding N-acetyl-gamma-glutamyl-phosphate reductase, protein MIKAGIMGATGYAGEQLTWLLYKHPEVNVEFYSSHNYAEVGYSDIYNNFYSYIDDICVDMETAISKLSNINVLFIALPQGKAFKIAEKALSLGVKVIDLGADFRLKSKEVYEQWYGVKHESEGLLASAVYGLTESNREAIKECNLLANPGYFPTATILALTPLLKNNLIDLKSIIVDAKSGVSGAGRSANISSLFTECNESIKAYAVASHRHTPEIEQELSKAACDDLMICFTPHLVPMNRGILSTCYGSLLKEVTTGELIDLYRDFYKEDYFVKIIDGLPETRWVRNSNLCHIGIKVDKRTKRVIVISAIDNLIKGAAGQAVQNMNIMFGIDETRGLEIIAMAP, encoded by the coding sequence ATGATAAAGGCTGGAATAATGGGGGCCACTGGCTATGCGGGTGAACAACTAACATGGCTTTTGTACAAGCATCCAGAGGTTAATGTAGAATTTTATTCTTCTCATAATTATGCAGAGGTGGGCTATAGTGACATCTATAATAACTTCTATAGTTATATAGATGACATTTGCGTTGATATGGAAACCGCTATAAGTAAATTATCAAATATAAATGTTCTTTTCATTGCGTTGCCACAGGGCAAGGCCTTTAAAATAGCTGAAAAAGCATTGTCGCTTGGGGTAAAAGTGATAGATTTAGGTGCTGATTTCAGACTGAAATCTAAGGAAGTATATGAACAGTGGTATGGCGTTAAACATGAAAGTGAAGGCCTTTTAGCAAGTGCTGTTTATGGCTTAACTGAATCAAACAGAGAAGCTATAAAAGAGTGCAACTTGTTAGCTAATCCAGGGTATTTTCCAACGGCTACTATATTAGCGCTAACTCCGCTTTTGAAAAACAATCTAATAGATCTAAAATCCATAATAGTTGATGCTAAATCCGGAGTATCTGGAGCGGGTAGATCTGCGAATATTAGCTCGCTTTTTACAGAATGTAATGAGTCAATTAAAGCTTATGCAGTTGCTAGTCATAGACATACTCCAGAAATTGAACAAGAGCTAAGTAAGGCTGCATGCGATGATTTAATGATATGTTTTACTCCGCATTTAGTACCAATGAATCGTGGAATTTTATCAACCTGTTATGGGTCACTTTTGAAGGAAGTAACTACAGGTGAGCTTATAGATTTATATAGAGATTTCTACAAGGAAGATTATTTTGTAAAGATTATTGATGGATTACCTGAAACAAGATGGGTAAGAAACTCGAATTTATGTCATATTGGAATCAAAGTAGATAAGCGTACAAAGAGAGTAATTGTAATATCTGCTATAGATAATTTAATAAAAGGTGCCGCAGGTCAAGCTGTGCAAAATATGAATATAATGTTTGGAATAGATGAAACTAGGGGACTTGAAATCATTGCTATGGCACCTTAG
- a CDS encoding C40 family peptidase, producing MRMTFKGAKIVINIFSAIVLFLFVFIILTPTHNPVRSSTSLSNIPKISPFSLKDSDIVYNAKADSDIPKVKDESKSDDLKIESLNKAKAMTEVKWIPKRNMVDKSCSYTFIKGKVYQGVPYSMDPYQVSSPGDFLNKINKNKGLYGNDCSGLVSAAWGIKRQTTLTLYDEVKRTSKTGKKFVSQISWDDLKPADALLLDNGSGKGHIMLYIDSDKKNSDNLNVYEQNIPTVTPYEPIPVARKDVRSKSKLMKKGYIPIRLMGPV from the coding sequence ATGAGAATGACGTTTAAAGGTGCCAAAATAGTAATAAATATATTTTCTGCAATAGTCTTGTTTCTATTTGTTTTTATTATATTAACGCCTACACATAATCCGGTTAGAAGCAGTACAAGCCTAAGTAATATACCGAAAATCTCTCCATTTTCTTTAAAAGATAGTGATATAGTCTATAATGCCAAAGCCGATTCTGATATTCCTAAAGTTAAAGATGAAAGTAAGTCTGATGATTTAAAAATTGAGAGTCTTAACAAAGCAAAGGCAATGACTGAAGTAAAATGGATACCTAAGCGTAATATGGTTGATAAGAGTTGTTCTTATACTTTTATTAAAGGAAAAGTATATCAGGGGGTACCATATAGTATGGACCCATATCAAGTTTCATCACCGGGTGATTTTCTAAATAAAATTAATAAAAATAAAGGACTATATGGTAATGACTGTTCTGGTTTAGTTAGTGCAGCTTGGGGAATAAAAAGGCAGACTACTCTTACTCTTTATGATGAGGTAAAGAGAACTAGTAAAACAGGGAAAAAATTTGTCAGCCAAATATCCTGGGATGATTTGAAACCAGCAGATGCTTTGCTTTTAGATAATGGTAGTGGAAAAGGACATATTATGTTATATATAGATTCAGATAAGAAAAACAGTGATAATTTAAATGTGTATGAACAAAACATACCTACAGTTACACCCTACGAGCCAATTCCAGTAGCAAGAAAAGATGTAAGATCTAAAAGTAAATTAATGAAAAAAGGGTACATACCTATTAGGTTAATGGGACCTGTATAA
- a CDS encoding ferrous iron transport protein A has translation MTNQISLVEIELKTRVKVVDISLASKVRRRIMDMGIVKGTEIVVIGKAPMGDPIELQVRGYSLSLRKSEARDIMVKLI, from the coding sequence ATGACAAATCAAATATCATTAGTAGAAATAGAATTGAAAACTAGGGTTAAAGTAGTAGATATATCGTTAGCAAGTAAAGTTCGAAGAAGAATAATGGATATGGGAATAGTTAAAGGTACAGAAATTGTTGTAATAGGAAAAGCGCCTATGGGTGATCCTATAGAGCTTCAGGTTAGAGGATATTCTTTAAGCCTTAGAAAAAGCGAAGCAAGAGATATTATGGTGAAATTGATTTAA
- a CDS encoding FeoA domain-containing protein — MKNNMEVGMMNMPLNFIGIGKFAEINSVQGGESMCKKIMEMGMSKGAIVKIMKNDNGPLIVKVGETRLVLGRAMAQKVMVREV, encoded by the coding sequence GTGAAAAATAATATGGAGGTGGGAATGATGAATATGCCACTAAATTTTATTGGAATAGGAAAGTTTGCAGAGATTAATAGTGTACAAGGCGGCGAGAGTATGTGCAAGAAAATTATGGAGATGGGCATGAGCAAGGGTGCTATAGTAAAAATTATGAAAAATGATAATGGTCCTTTAATTGTGAAAGTCGGAGAAACTCGATTAGTTCTGGGGCGAGCTATGGCACAAAAGGTTATGGTCCGAGAAGTTTAA
- the feoB gene encoding ferrous iron transport protein B: protein MSKDLVIALAGNPNCGKTSLFNSLTGSKQHVGNWPGVTVEKKEGKFKFEGRNIVVVDLPGTYSLGAYSDDEIVARDFILKSKPDVVINVIDSSNIERNLYLTMQILETGAKMVLALNMMDEARNKNIEINVNKVSKALNIPVVATIATKSEGIKELIREAIKIGDSLERDAFKIDYGSDIDKEIKLLTETFLETSATLEYPVQWTSLKLLEGDEYIKKYTNENENLEKINATLEKSVEKLTGKIGYEPDAFIIDKRYEFISKIVQNSVKKEVSNVESTSDKIDKWTTHRWFGIPIFALVMFLMYQLSMTFGNEFLGGLVDSGFSALGDFVGGILTGMGTPALLQSFITDGIIGGLGAVFVFTPMIFTMYFLIAILEDSGYMARAAYIMDKFMNSIGLHGKTAVSLIISSGCNVAGIMSTRTLDSRKDRMVAILINPFVSCSARLPVYALFAGAFFAGRKVWIFDAGGIIVFGLYLLGIAVAILMGKFLSAKVFKGEESYFVMELPPYRIPTAKSVFIHMWEKSSHFLKKMSTIILGLVIIVWVLSNLPMGIEPGTRESLIGSVGAVIAPIFKLAGFGTWQAGVALITGLAAKEAVVSTLGTVYAASNDASLTAAIQQAFTPLTSLAFMVMTLLYCPCAATIGAIRRETNSRKWAIMAVIYTCVIGWIGAVLVYQIGSLLGFK from the coding sequence ATGAGTAAAGATTTAGTAATAGCTTTAGCTGGTAATCCTAATTGTGGGAAAACTAGTTTGTTTAATTCATTAACTGGTTCAAAGCAACATGTCGGTAACTGGCCAGGAGTTACAGTTGAAAAAAAAGAAGGTAAATTTAAGTTTGAAGGCAGAAACATAGTTGTGGTGGATTTACCAGGGACTTATAGTCTTGGAGCATACTCAGATGATGAAATAGTAGCCCGCGACTTTATATTAAAAAGTAAGCCAGACGTAGTGATTAATGTAATTGACTCAAGTAATATTGAAAGAAATTTATATTTAACTATGCAAATTTTAGAAACTGGTGCAAAGATGGTTTTAGCACTTAATATGATGGATGAAGCAAGAAATAAAAACATAGAAATAAACGTTAATAAGGTATCAAAAGCATTAAATATACCTGTTGTTGCGACTATTGCGACTAAGAGCGAGGGTATAAAAGAACTTATACGCGAAGCAATAAAAATAGGCGATTCATTAGAACGTGATGCATTTAAAATTGATTATGGTAGTGACATAGATAAAGAAATTAAGTTGCTTACAGAAACTTTTTTAGAAACTTCAGCTACTTTAGAATACCCAGTACAATGGACATCACTTAAGCTTTTAGAAGGCGATGAATATATAAAGAAATATACAAATGAGAATGAAAATCTTGAAAAGATAAATGCTACATTGGAAAAAAGTGTAGAAAAATTAACCGGCAAAATAGGGTATGAACCAGATGCTTTTATAATAGATAAAAGATACGAATTTATAAGTAAAATAGTACAAAATAGTGTTAAAAAAGAAGTATCAAATGTAGAAAGTACTTCTGATAAAATAGACAAATGGACTACTCACAGGTGGTTTGGAATACCAATATTTGCATTAGTAATGTTTCTTATGTATCAGCTATCAATGACCTTTGGGAATGAATTTTTAGGAGGACTAGTAGATAGTGGATTTAGTGCTCTAGGAGATTTTGTAGGTGGCATTTTGACTGGTATGGGAACGCCTGCACTGTTACAATCATTTATAACTGATGGAATAATAGGAGGACTTGGGGCAGTATTTGTATTTACACCTATGATTTTCACTATGTATTTTCTTATAGCTATTCTTGAAGATAGTGGATACATGGCAAGGGCAGCTTATATAATGGATAAGTTTATGAATTCAATAGGGCTTCATGGTAAAACAGCGGTATCTCTTATAATTTCTAGTGGTTGTAATGTGGCAGGGATAATGTCTACAAGAACATTAGATAGTAGAAAAGATAGAATGGTGGCTATACTTATAAATCCGTTTGTATCTTGTAGTGCAAGACTTCCAGTTTATGCATTGTTTGCTGGTGCTTTCTTTGCAGGTAGAAAAGTTTGGATTTTTGATGCAGGTGGAATTATTGTATTCGGTCTTTACTTGCTAGGGATTGCAGTTGCAATATTAATGGGTAAATTTTTAAGCGCGAAAGTATTTAAAGGAGAAGAATCTTATTTTGTAATGGAACTTCCACCTTATCGTATACCTACAGCTAAAAGTGTATTTATTCATATGTGGGAAAAATCCTCTCATTTTCTAAAAAAGATGAGTACAATTATATTAGGGTTAGTTATAATTGTTTGGGTACTCTCAAACTTACCAATGGGAATTGAGCCAGGAACTAGAGAGAGTTTAATTGGATCAGTAGGGGCGGTTATTGCACCAATATTTAAACTGGCAGGTTTTGGAACTTGGCAGGCTGGAGTGGCACTTATAACAGGTCTTGCTGCTAAAGAAGCAGTGGTTAGTACTTTGGGAACGGTTTATGCAGCATCAAATGATGCATCATTAACCGCGGCTATTCAACAGGCATTTACGCCTCTTACATCTCTAGCGTTTATGGTAATGACTTTATTGTATTGTCCTTGTGCAGCTACAATAGGTGCAATAAGAAGAGAAACAAACTCTAGAAAATGGGCAATTATGGCAGTAATATATACTTGCGTAATTGGTTGGATAGGAGCAGTTTTAGTATACCAAATAGGAAGTCTTCTAGGCTTTAAGTAG
- a CDS encoding FeoC-like transcriptional regulator: MLMKVLARLVQGGRYSNNIMAKELGIDEGMVEQMLVQLQRLGYIEKEDMETCSGGCNCGSSSKKPSCCSSSNVNINMWKITDKGRKTILKVT, translated from the coding sequence ATGTTAATGAAAGTACTTGCAAGATTAGTTCAAGGCGGAAGGTATTCTAATAATATAATGGCCAAGGAATTAGGAATAGATGAGGGTATGGTTGAGCAAATGCTAGTACAACTTCAGAGGCTCGGGTATATTGAAAAGGAAGATATGGAGACTTGCTCAGGCGGATGTAATTGTGGGAGCAGTTCTAAAAAACCGAGCTGTTGTAGTAGCTCAAATGTGAATATAAATATGTGGAAAATTACAGACAAAGGTAGGAAAACTATATTGAAGGTAACATAA
- a CDS encoding phosphodiester glycosidase family protein: MIKTKKCSNNKTSIGLLVLLFILFEIIFTAITGPFLIYYGPFKKVKTTVVGAAMTTTSLQWLATSFLSDEKIKQIMSQQKVDHIVQDNVNSHIKIEAKNDTSIERYVIRAKRFKGSILVINDPTRLKVGYSRKLGHEGEVTSEIAKNNSAIAAINGGGFSDGVPGSLWTGTGANPEGIIMTGGKIVYNDITNENEKGNVVGLTKSGKLLVGPHSIKDMKKIGVTEAVSFGPAIIVNGKKTINSGDGGWGIAPRTAIAQRKDGAIILIVIDGRQLNSLGATLREVQDELYKFGAYNAANLDGGSSSTLYYNDEVINTPCDSLGERSVPSIIYVKRKTITHTKLYQHIEK; this comes from the coding sequence ATGATAAAAACAAAAAAATGTTCAAATAATAAAACAAGCATAGGATTACTTGTTTTATTATTTATATTATTTGAAATTATTTTCACAGCAATTACAGGTCCATTTTTAATTTATTATGGTCCGTTTAAAAAGGTAAAGACTACAGTTGTAGGTGCAGCTATGACTACTACTTCATTGCAATGGCTAGCAACATCATTTTTATCTGATGAAAAAATAAAACAAATTATGAGTCAACAAAAGGTAGACCATATAGTTCAAGATAACGTAAATTCTCACATAAAAATAGAGGCTAAAAATGATACTAGTATTGAACGATATGTTATACGCGCAAAAAGATTTAAAGGGTCTATACTAGTAATTAATGACCCCACTAGGCTAAAAGTAGGTTACAGCCGTAAGCTCGGACATGAAGGCGAAGTTACCAGTGAAATTGCAAAAAATAATAGTGCCATTGCTGCGATTAATGGTGGTGGGTTTTCTGATGGAGTTCCTGGATCACTTTGGACGGGAACTGGAGCAAATCCAGAGGGTATTATAATGACTGGTGGAAAAATCGTTTATAATGATATAACAAATGAAAATGAGAAAGGAAATGTTGTAGGATTAACTAAATCGGGTAAGTTATTAGTTGGTCCTCATTCTATTAAAGATATGAAAAAGATTGGAGTAACTGAAGCAGTATCTTTTGGCCCCGCCATCATAGTTAACGGAAAGAAAACTATAAATAGTGGTGATGGAGGCTGGGGCATTGCGCCTAGAACAGCCATTGCACAAAGAAAAGATGGTGCAATAATATTAATAGTTATTGATGGTAGGCAGCTAAATAGCTTAGGAGCTACTTTAAGAGAAGTACAAGATGAACTGTATAAATTTGGAGCTTATAATGCTGCTAACTTAGATGGAGGTTCTTCCTCTACCTTATATTATAATGATGAAGTCATAAACACTCCCTGCGACAGCTTGGGCGAAAGATCCGTACCTTCAATTATATATGTAAAAAGAAAAACAATAACGCACACGAAATTATACCAACATATAGAAAAGTAG